The following are encoded together in the Capsulimonas corticalis genome:
- a CDS encoding SpoIIE family protein phosphatase, protein MQIKLRKTGAAASGSETYTLRTLAARARAEEAIRLSQARTAEVLESIGDAFYAVDSEFRFTYVNGKAEQLWGVPRADLLGVRIQDAFPRFVGSPSFARILQSMKERAPCHFETLSATLGKWIEISVYPSGDGLSIYYRDISGRKAAEDIQREIELRFRQMADTVPNILWTARPDGSRDYYNQRWYDYTGLTEAQTHEWAWLAVVHPEDAPRMAASYRAAVGRGVEYADEFRLRRSNGEYVWHMARGAPIKNEDGDVIRWVGACSDITAHKQAEQLQAVLFQREHTIALQLQDALQRPVPMDTPGIAVHTFYEAALLEEAGVGGDFYDVYALNEVCTALVLGDVSGKGLKAAAQVATVRNMLRAFLYSKPTVAEAVDDLNVALAENNLLDGFATLFVGAYDSRSRILKYVNCGQEPALLLRASTGTVERLPPTGPIVGCMNDGSYQELTMTLAPGDALVIFSDGLTEVGPSRRNMLGVEGVTALLSEANSSENTERGAEKSEALVRRMISGVNNAAMGGVMRDDVCLLVAVVT, encoded by the coding sequence TTGCAAATCAAATTGAGGAAAACCGGAGCGGCAGCCAGTGGTTCCGAAACCTACACGCTGCGTACTCTGGCGGCGCGCGCGCGGGCTGAGGAAGCGATTCGGTTGTCCCAGGCCCGCACCGCAGAAGTGCTGGAGAGTATCGGCGACGCGTTTTACGCCGTGGACAGCGAATTTCGGTTCACCTACGTCAACGGGAAGGCGGAGCAGCTCTGGGGCGTCCCGCGCGCGGATCTGCTGGGCGTGCGGATACAGGACGCGTTTCCACGGTTCGTGGGCAGCCCCTCGTTCGCGCGGATACTGCAATCCATGAAGGAGCGGGCGCCCTGCCACTTCGAGACTCTCTCGGCCACGCTTGGCAAGTGGATCGAGATCAGCGTTTATCCGAGCGGCGACGGCCTTTCCATTTACTACCGCGACATTAGCGGCCGGAAAGCGGCCGAGGATATTCAGCGGGAAATTGAGCTGCGTTTTCGCCAGATGGCGGACACGGTTCCGAATATCCTGTGGACGGCGCGGCCAGACGGCAGCCGCGACTACTACAACCAGCGCTGGTATGACTATACAGGGCTGACGGAGGCGCAGACGCATGAGTGGGCCTGGCTGGCCGTCGTCCATCCGGAGGATGCGCCGAGGATGGCCGCCTCCTATCGGGCCGCAGTAGGGCGGGGAGTGGAGTACGCCGATGAATTCCGTTTGAGGCGGTCGAACGGCGAATACGTCTGGCACATGGCGCGGGGCGCGCCGATCAAAAACGAGGATGGCGACGTGATCCGGTGGGTGGGCGCCTGCTCCGATATTACGGCGCACAAGCAAGCCGAGCAGCTTCAGGCGGTGTTGTTCCAGCGCGAGCACACGATCGCGCTGCAGCTCCAAGACGCGCTTCAGCGCCCCGTGCCGATGGACACTCCCGGAATCGCCGTGCATACGTTTTACGAAGCCGCGCTGCTCGAAGAGGCTGGCGTCGGCGGCGATTTCTACGATGTCTACGCGCTGAATGAAGTCTGCACCGCGCTGGTGCTCGGCGACGTATCCGGTAAGGGGCTGAAGGCGGCCGCGCAGGTGGCGACTGTCCGAAACATGCTCCGGGCTTTTCTGTACTCCAAGCCCACGGTGGCGGAGGCGGTCGACGATTTGAACGTCGCGCTCGCCGAAAACAACCTGCTCGACGGTTTTGCAACGCTGTTCGTGGGCGCCTACGACAGCCGCTCCCGGATATTGAAGTACGTCAACTGCGGACAGGAGCCGGCGCTGCTCCTACGCGCGTCAACGGGGACGGTGGAACGATTGCCGCCGACCGGGCCTATTGTCGGCTGCATGAACGATGGAAGTTATCAGGAATTGACGATGACGCTTGCGCCGGGCGATGCGCTGGTGATCTTCTCGGATGGATTGACGGAGGTCGGGCCGTCTCGCCGGAACATGCTGGGCGTGGAAGGGGTGACCGCGCTGCTGAGCGAAGCGAATTCCTCTGAGAACACGGAGCGCGGGGCGGAGAAGTCGGAGGCCCTGGTTCGGCGCATGATTTCCGGGGTAAATAATGCTGCAATGGGCGGCGTCATGCGTGATGATGTGTGTTTGCTGGTGGCGGTCGTTACATAA
- a CDS encoding response regulator, which yields MRWTNAMNNAPTLKPPSAPMVDVMLVDDHAIWRGGVRSMLEGSEFRVVSEAASGREALEAACRTRPRLILLDIRMAGGDGLDALQSLKRDLPSAAVIMLTTYDNPTYMARAVAGGAAGYLLKGVDLADLLCALRAVTKGEMLLLPEDLTRALRDLRPDSAGAEDLIEPLTKREEEVLRLVATGLPNRQIGTILFIAESTVKSHVEHIIGKLGVSDRVQAAVWAARHGVMETP from the coding sequence ATGCGATGGACGAATGCGATGAATAATGCGCCCACTCTCAAACCTCCAAGCGCGCCGATGGTGGATGTGATGCTCGTGGACGACCACGCGATCTGGCGCGGCGGCGTGCGCAGCATGCTGGAGGGAAGCGAGTTCCGCGTGGTGTCCGAGGCGGCTTCGGGGCGCGAAGCGCTGGAAGCCGCCTGCCGGACGCGCCCTCGGCTGATCCTTCTGGACATCCGAATGGCGGGCGGCGATGGGCTGGACGCGCTCCAGTCCCTGAAAAGGGATTTGCCGAGCGCGGCCGTGATCATGCTGACGACTTATGACAACCCAACCTATATGGCCCGCGCGGTGGCGGGCGGGGCCGCCGGATATCTGCTCAAGGGGGTTGATCTTGCCGATCTGCTCTGCGCTCTGCGCGCCGTCACGAAGGGAGAAATGCTGCTCCTGCCCGAGGATCTGACGCGCGCCCTGCGCGATCTCCGTCCCGACTCCGCCGGCGCGGAAGATCTGATCGAGCCGCTGACAAAGCGGGAGGAAGAGGTCTTGCGCCTCGTGGCGACCGGGCTGCCAAATCGTCAGATCGGGACCATCCTTTTCATCGCGGAGAGCACGGTGAAGTCGCATGTCGAGCATATTATCGGCAAACTGGGCGTCTCCGATCGTGTCCAGGCCGCCGTTTGGGCCGCGCGGCATGGCGTGATGGAAACGCCTTGA
- a CDS encoding SpoIIE family protein phosphatase codes for MNATQSMIEHSPLAMATTEGPSHVLRSVNPAFCSLHGKQPDEMIGHPVALAISGAGVESVLVLLDRVYDGDHGGAVHRPHYTDPILGSAPSLKYHSYMAWKLPPGESNSQGLVIQVTEIAESSLATELFELATTEIRELNDDMRQVNEQLIISALEQHAAADRNRAIAEALQYSMLWEHSEKSFHDLRVAVFYEPAMDDALVGGDLFDAFRLHNGSVMLIVGDVTGKGLRAAARTVEIRFALRAFSQDYIDPGDMVRRLNEFICDFHFDADDLGNALVVLSLIVIDPVTGEVQAASAGAEPPMVLRASGAMEEVTVSGLILGIDHNAAYPTTKLLLNDGDLLMMTTDGITETRRGMDFFGSERLLQTAKNVLEEVNLMGVGTSILDAARAHGGGRFMDDVCLLLARRDRIMSNPVQLQFYDDAV; via the coding sequence ATGAACGCCACCCAAAGCATGATCGAGCACTCTCCGCTGGCGATGGCCACCACGGAAGGGCCGTCGCACGTCCTGCGGTCGGTCAATCCGGCCTTCTGCTCGCTCCATGGAAAACAGCCGGACGAGATGATCGGGCATCCGGTCGCCTTGGCGATTTCCGGCGCGGGCGTCGAGAGCGTTCTGGTGCTGCTGGACCGTGTCTATGACGGCGATCACGGCGGAGCCGTCCACCGACCGCACTATACCGATCCCATTCTCGGATCCGCGCCCAGTCTCAAGTATCATTCTTATATGGCGTGGAAACTGCCCCCAGGGGAAAGCAACTCCCAGGGGCTGGTCATCCAGGTGACTGAGATCGCCGAGTCTTCGCTCGCCACCGAGTTGTTTGAACTGGCGACCACGGAAATCCGCGAGCTGAACGACGACATGCGGCAGGTCAACGAGCAGCTAATTATCAGCGCGCTGGAGCAGCACGCGGCCGCCGATCGAAACCGGGCGATTGCCGAAGCCCTTCAGTATTCGATGCTATGGGAGCATTCCGAGAAATCGTTTCACGATCTGAGGGTGGCGGTGTTCTATGAGCCGGCAATGGACGATGCGCTGGTGGGAGGCGATCTGTTCGACGCCTTCCGGCTGCACAATGGATCGGTCATGCTCATCGTCGGCGATGTGACGGGCAAGGGGCTGCGGGCGGCGGCGCGCACCGTCGAGATTCGTTTCGCGCTTCGCGCATTCTCACAGGACTATATCGATCCTGGCGACATGGTAAGACGCCTCAATGAGTTTATCTGTGATTTTCACTTCGACGCGGATGATCTGGGCAATGCTCTCGTAGTGCTCTCGCTGATCGTCATCGATCCCGTGACCGGCGAAGTGCAGGCGGCCTCCGCCGGCGCCGAGCCGCCGATGGTGCTTCGCGCCTCCGGGGCTATGGAGGAAGTCACGGTTTCGGGCCTCATCCTTGGCATCGATCATAACGCGGCCTATCCCACGACGAAACTCCTGCTCAATGACGGCGACCTGCTCATGATGACCACGGACGGGATTACGGAAACGCGCCGCGGCATGGACTTCTTCGGATCGGAGCGCCTGCTCCAAACGGCGAAAAATGTGCTGGAAGAAGTCAATCTCATGGGCGTTGGAACCTCGATCCTGGACGCGGCCCGCGCCCACGGGGGAGGACGGTTCATGGACGATGTCTGCCTCCTCCTGGCGCGGCGCGACCGCATTATGTCCAATCCCGTTCAATTGCAATTCTACGACGACGCCGTATAA
- a CDS encoding sensor histidine kinase has protein sequence MTRAPDDSERRNISPPPSTELEASSLKAILAHSDDAIFCKTLDNIVTLWSRGAERVYGYSSEEMIGQSIDRLLPADRPSETNELMARVAAGEQIEHFETFRMTRSGARIPMLLNLTPLRDAAGRIVGAVTIARDTSAAKQAEANAREADERLKPLEKQGRDHTVVLDTANRVALGVLSQLTGVEALRHIAGAARTLAGARYAAIGVARLDGKGLSEFVTVGLSPEDEARLGQRPDGLGVLGHLLHRCEPLRIDSLASHPSSVGFPPNHPPMESFLGVPICRGDAVVGSLYLTNKEGGGAFTEADEIAVQALGAYAAVAINSLEMIARQRGLVRGLIAAQEDERRAVAYDLHDGLTQYVMASQAHLESFRQAKAGGETERAERELDQGLGYLKDAVSESRRMVNGLRSLALDDLGLAGALEQHLGEEKVRAGWAQAEFVHNIAGRRFDQTLETAVYRVAQEALTNARKHAQARRVRLLLLLEEDGAGGAARLSLEVRDWGRGFVPEKIAADAGRVGLHSMSERVGLLNGVYQLVASPGEGSTVRARFPLVEAQGGEDETRVDSDPLKTPLSFVAATAGQESQELRELNSEMRQINEQLLINALKQQALADKSRAGAARRQDMGLHRIRPFRRIRLL, from the coding sequence ATGACACGCGCGCCAGACGACTCGGAACGCCGGAATATCTCCCCTCCACCCTCCACGGAACTGGAAGCATCGTCCCTTAAGGCGATCCTTGCGCATTCCGACGACGCGATTTTCTGCAAGACACTGGACAATATCGTCACCCTTTGGAGCCGCGGCGCCGAGCGCGTCTACGGCTACAGTTCCGAGGAGATGATTGGACAGTCCATCGATCGCCTGCTTCCCGCCGACCGCCCTAGCGAAACAAACGAGCTCATGGCGCGCGTCGCCGCCGGAGAACAGATCGAACACTTTGAGACGTTCCGGATGACACGTTCCGGAGCGCGTATTCCCATGCTTTTGAACTTGACGCCATTGCGGGACGCGGCGGGGCGCATTGTCGGCGCCGTGACCATTGCGCGCGACACATCGGCCGCGAAGCAGGCGGAAGCGAACGCGCGCGAAGCGGATGAGCGGCTGAAGCCCCTGGAAAAACAGGGGCGAGACCATACGGTCGTGCTGGACACGGCGAACCGGGTCGCCCTCGGGGTTTTGTCCCAGCTGACGGGCGTGGAGGCGCTTCGGCATATTGCCGGCGCCGCGCGGACATTGGCCGGGGCGCGCTACGCGGCGATCGGCGTGGCGCGCTTGGACGGGAAAGGTCTGTCGGAGTTCGTGACCGTCGGGCTGTCGCCGGAGGATGAAGCGCGGCTCGGCCAGCGGCCGGACGGGCTTGGCGTTTTAGGACATTTGCTGCATCGCTGCGAGCCGCTGCGAATCGATTCCCTGGCGTCTCATCCTTCCTCGGTCGGCTTTCCGCCAAACCATCCGCCCATGGAGAGCTTTTTGGGCGTGCCGATCTGCCGTGGCGACGCCGTGGTGGGAAGCCTCTACCTGACCAACAAGGAAGGCGGCGGCGCATTTACCGAAGCCGACGAAATCGCGGTGCAGGCGCTGGGCGCGTATGCGGCGGTGGCGATCAATAGCCTGGAGATGATCGCGCGGCAGCGCGGTCTGGTGCGTGGATTGATCGCCGCTCAGGAGGATGAGCGGCGGGCTGTCGCTTACGATCTGCATGACGGCCTGACTCAGTACGTGATGGCCTCCCAGGCGCATCTGGAATCGTTTCGCCAGGCCAAGGCGGGGGGCGAAACGGAAAGAGCGGAACGCGAGTTGGATCAAGGGCTCGGATATCTGAAGGACGCGGTCAGTGAATCGCGGCGCATGGTGAACGGCCTGCGCTCGCTCGCGTTAGACGATCTGGGATTGGCGGGCGCATTGGAGCAGCATCTTGGAGAAGAAAAAGTCCGGGCTGGATGGGCGCAGGCGGAGTTCGTGCACAACATTGCGGGGCGCCGGTTCGACCAGACGCTGGAGACCGCTGTGTACCGAGTGGCGCAGGAAGCGCTGACGAACGCCCGCAAACACGCACAGGCGCGGCGTGTCCGATTATTGCTGCTGTTAGAAGAGGATGGCGCGGGCGGCGCGGCGCGGCTGAGTCTGGAGGTGCGCGACTGGGGGCGGGGCTTTGTCCCGGAAAAGATCGCCGCCGACGCCGGGCGCGTCGGGCTGCACAGTATGTCGGAGCGCGTCGGCCTCTTGAACGGTGTCTACCAGCTTGTCGCCTCGCCCGGCGAGGGATCCACCGTGCGCGCGCGCTTTCCGCTGGTCGAGGCGCAGGGCGGCGAAGACGAGACGCGGGTGGATTCCGATCCTCTGAAGACGCCGCTGTCGTTTGTGGCGGCCACTGCGGGACAGGAATCCCAGGAGCTCCGGGAGCTGAACAGCGAAATGCGTCAGATCAACGAACAGCTTTTGATCAACGCATTGAAGCAGCAAGCGCTCGCCGACAAGAGCCGCGCCGGCGCCGCCAGGCGGCAAGACATGGGTTTGCATCGAATACGCCCCTTTCGACGTATCCGTCTTCTCTGA
- a CDS encoding NAD(P)-dependent oxidoreductase, which yields MSIYFFETDQQQQTYLTERLPDETLNFCSEPLKTAAQARDMFDAEIISPFVHSHVSADVLDALPSLKMIATRSTGFDHINAPCAESRGIPVCNVPTYGENTVAEHTFALILALSRNLHKAYMQTSAGNFSLTGLQGFDLQGKILGVVGLGGVGRYVAQIARGFGMIVLACDPVEDSEKAERFGYTYTTLPDLLGRSDIVTLHAPLTSETRGMIGSENLSLFKRGAFLINTARGELVDTEALVRALDDGILRGAGLDVIAGEEVFSEERQLLLNPNATAGSLKTALTNLSLLRRPDLIITPHIAFDSLEAIERLMITTVANIQAFRRGSPQNVVHG from the coding sequence ATGAGTATTTACTTTTTTGAAACCGATCAGCAGCAGCAAACCTATCTTACGGAGCGTCTTCCGGACGAAACGCTGAACTTCTGTTCGGAGCCGCTGAAGACTGCGGCGCAGGCTCGCGATATGTTCGACGCCGAGATCATTTCTCCGTTCGTACATTCGCATGTGAGCGCCGATGTTCTGGACGCGCTGCCGAGCCTCAAGATGATCGCGACACGCTCCACTGGCTTTGACCATATCAATGCGCCATGCGCGGAGTCGCGGGGAATCCCCGTTTGCAACGTCCCGACCTATGGCGAAAATACCGTCGCCGAACATACCTTCGCGCTGATCCTGGCGCTGTCCCGAAACCTGCACAAAGCGTATATGCAGACTTCCGCCGGCAACTTTTCGCTGACGGGACTGCAAGGCTTCGACCTCCAGGGCAAAATCTTGGGCGTGGTCGGCCTCGGCGGCGTCGGCCGATATGTGGCGCAGATCGCGCGAGGCTTTGGAATGATTGTGCTCGCCTGCGATCCCGTGGAGGACAGTGAGAAAGCGGAGCGGTTTGGTTATACTTACACGACGCTGCCTGACCTGCTGGGGCGCTCGGATATCGTAACCTTGCATGCTCCACTCACATCCGAAACGCGTGGCATGATCGGATCGGAAAATCTTTCCCTCTTCAAACGCGGCGCGTTTCTCATTAACACCGCGCGCGGAGAGCTGGTGGACACCGAGGCCCTGGTGCGCGCTCTCGACGATGGGATCCTGCGCGGCGCGGGCCTGGATGTGATTGCAGGCGAGGAAGTGTTCAGCGAGGAGCGCCAGCTTCTCCTGAATCCGAACGCGACGGCGGGAAGTCTGAAGACGGCCCTTACCAACCTTTCGCTTCTGCGGCGGCCGGATCTCATCATCACGCCGCATATTGCCTTCGACAGCTTGGAGGCGATTGAAAGACTGATGATTACGACCGTCGCCAATATCCAGGCGTTTCGACGCGGCTCACCGCAAAATGTCGTGCACGGTTAA
- a CDS encoding MmcQ/YjbR family DNA-binding protein has translation MQANNPLDLLRRLCLSLPETNERPSHGEAAWFIRDKKMFMMYADHHHDDRVAFWCAAPMGAQDAMVQAEPTRFFSPPYVGCRGWIGVWLDIPVDWDEIAKIVADAYRTVAPKKLAELLENRE, from the coding sequence GATCTGCTGCGGCGACTATGTTTATCGCTGCCGGAAACCAACGAGCGCCCCAGCCATGGGGAAGCGGCATGGTTCATACGCGACAAGAAGATGTTTATGATGTATGCGGATCACCATCACGACGATCGCGTCGCATTCTGGTGCGCCGCGCCCATGGGCGCGCAGGACGCAATGGTGCAGGCGGAGCCGACGCGTTTCTTCTCGCCTCCCTATGTCGGCTGCCGAGGATGGATAGGCGTATGGCTGGACATCCCGGTCGACTGGGACGAAATCGCGAAGATCGTCGCCGACGCCTATCGCACGGTTGCGCCGAAGAAGCTGGCCGAATTATTGGAGAATCGTGAGTGA
- a CDS encoding universal stress protein, translating into MFSHILLATDGSEHARRAAAAAVALAKKFGARLTLVNVYPPPHVFEPTDETHDAHTLGLREVRQNMALSCAEQIADEAGIVRQSLREQGHCVELIVKTAKQTGADLIVIGSRGLGDIGSFLLGSVSDGVLHHAHCPVLIVRTPSTFHQDTRFQNILLASDGSDCAVKSAEAAVAIAKQFESRLTIVNVYQPPVYTDPYGGSIICDSEQKYIVDFQNEAIRAAGQIAEKYGAPYCGRKEIGNTAAVIVDAAEQEHCDLIVLGSRGLGGVQSFLLGSISRRIAHYAHCPVLVVK; encoded by the coding sequence ATGTTCAGCCATATCCTGTTAGCTACCGACGGCTCGGAGCACGCGCGCCGCGCCGCGGCTGCCGCCGTCGCGCTCGCCAAGAAGTTTGGAGCGCGGCTCACCCTCGTAAACGTTTATCCGCCTCCACACGTGTTTGAGCCGACTGACGAAACACATGACGCCCACACACTGGGATTAAGAGAAGTGCGTCAGAACATGGCGCTGAGCTGCGCGGAACAGATCGCCGATGAGGCGGGAATCGTGCGCCAGAGCCTTCGCGAGCAGGGGCACTGTGTGGAATTGATCGTGAAGACGGCCAAGCAAACGGGCGCCGACCTGATCGTGATCGGTAGTCGAGGGCTGGGGGATATTGGGTCGTTTCTTCTCGGGAGCGTCTCCGACGGAGTGCTGCATCACGCACACTGTCCCGTCCTGATCGTTCGAACTCCCAGCACATTCCACCAAGACACCCGATTTCAAAATATTCTTCTGGCCTCGGATGGATCCGATTGCGCCGTCAAGAGCGCCGAAGCAGCCGTCGCGATCGCGAAACAGTTCGAGTCCCGCCTCACGATCGTCAACGTTTACCAGCCGCCGGTCTACACGGACCCGTACGGCGGCAGCATTATTTGTGATAGCGAGCAAAAGTATATTGTCGATTTCCAAAACGAAGCGATCCGCGCCGCCGGCCAAATCGCCGAAAAATACGGAGCGCCTTATTGCGGCCGCAAGGAGATCGGCAATACGGCCGCTGTCATTGTGGACGCGGCCGAACAGGAGCACTGTGATTTGATCGTCTTAGGGAGTCGGGGACTGGGCGGTGTCCAGTCGTTCCTGCTCGGCAGTATCTCCAGACGTATCGCTCACTATGCCCACTGCCCTGTGCTCGTCGTGAAGTGA
- a CDS encoding ATPase domain-containing protein produces the protein MDSSQSRVRINVLPTGAPDLDIVLGGGIPEYSFNVIAGAPGSGKTTLAHQIVFANASADRPSLYFTVLGEPALKMLRYQQNYSFFKPDMVESEIRFINLSDEVLSGDLGSVLDRIVREVEASNPRIVVVDSFRTVLRRQGEPATAEGELQGFVQRLALYLTSWQATTFLVGEYMVEEIRDNPVFTVADGLLWLSQSVERNSVVRKLQVIKLRGQASLPGLHTFRITEHGLQVFPRTFSLVNKHARNPHAPRLFTGVAGLDEMMGGGVPAGDSVIVAGPSGSGKSALATQFIAEGIRLGEPGVIAVFEERPEDYVSRSDNLGMNLQAGIDAGLLKVLYLRPLDLSVDETLREILDTVASIDARRVVIDSMNGFEMALAPAFREDFRESLYRMVGALKGIGVTIMTTVEVVTSFTDLRFTPHGISFLTDDIILLRYIEIESQLRKIATVVKMRGGPHSKDIREYDITSKGMVIGERLTEYRHLITGTPDRTE, from the coding sequence ATGGATAGTAGTCAGAGCCGTGTGAGGATCAACGTATTGCCGACCGGAGCGCCGGACCTGGACATTGTGCTGGGCGGGGGCATTCCCGAGTATTCATTCAATGTCATCGCCGGCGCTCCCGGTTCCGGCAAGACCACGCTCGCCCATCAGATCGTGTTCGCCAACGCATCGGCGGACCGGCCCTCGCTGTACTTTACGGTGCTGGGAGAACCGGCGCTGAAGATGCTTCGGTACCAGCAGAACTACAGCTTTTTCAAGCCGGACATGGTGGAAAGCGAAATTCGATTTATCAACCTCAGCGACGAGGTGCTCTCCGGCGATCTCGGCTCCGTGCTCGACCGGATCGTGCGCGAGGTGGAAGCGAGTAATCCCCGGATTGTCGTCGTGGACTCCTTCCGGACGGTGCTTCGCAGGCAGGGGGAGCCGGCGACGGCGGAGGGGGAGCTCCAGGGGTTCGTTCAGCGTCTCGCTCTTTATCTCACGAGCTGGCAGGCGACGACATTTCTGGTGGGCGAGTATATGGTCGAAGAGATCCGCGACAATCCCGTTTTTACGGTGGCGGACGGTCTGCTGTGGCTGAGCCAGAGCGTGGAGCGGAACTCCGTGGTGCGCAAGCTCCAGGTCATCAAGCTGCGCGGACAGGCGTCGCTACCAGGGCTGCATACCTTTCGGATTACCGAACATGGGCTTCAGGTCTTTCCGCGCACCTTCAGCCTCGTCAACAAGCATGCGCGTAACCCGCACGCCCCACGCCTCTTCACCGGCGTCGCCGGCTTGGATGAGATGATGGGCGGCGGCGTCCCGGCGGGCGATTCCGTGATTGTGGCGGGACCGTCCGGCTCCGGAAAGTCGGCGCTGGCGACCCAATTTATCGCGGAGGGAATTCGTCTTGGAGAACCCGGCGTCATCGCCGTCTTCGAAGAGCGCCCGGAAGACTATGTTTCGCGATCCGACAATCTTGGAATGAACCTGCAAGCAGGGATCGACGCCGGGCTGCTGAAGGTCCTGTACCTGCGCCCGCTCGATCTGTCGGTCGACGAAACGCTGCGCGAGATTCTCGATACGGTTGCGTCGATCGACGCCCGCCGGGTCGTGATCGATTCCATGAACGGATTTGAGATGGCGCTGGCTCCGGCGTTTCGCGAGGATTTCCGCGAGTCGCTTTACCGTATGGTCGGCGCGCTCAAGGGAATCGGCGTGACGATCATGACGACGGTGGAAGTCGTGACCTCCTTCACGGACCTGCGATTCACGCCGCATGGCATCTCATTTCTGACGGACGATATCATCCTGCTGCGCTATATTGAAATCGAGAGCCAACTGCGCAAGATCGCCACGGTCGTCAAGATGCGCGGCGGACCGCACAGCAAAGACATTCGTGAGTACGACATCACAAGCAAGGGAATGGTGATCGGCGAGCGTCTGACGGAGTATCGGCATTTGATTACCGGGACACCGGATAGGACGGAGTAA